One window from the genome of Saimiri boliviensis isolate mSaiBol1 chromosome 2, mSaiBol1.pri, whole genome shotgun sequence encodes:
- the LOC141583646 gene encoding uncharacterized protein LOC141583646, translated as MLISAAGMRDGLVPEHPAMRGGAGRGLQPRNSDPVPGPARCYSLSLRMSLDQDSRRRVGWRGALAAATAGAGERACSPAHCEHIWGKVSLWVLPSLSVRLRGSEPGRSSGVWPPPAAFVPLAPDGEGQPQRASGVGAPPARSPNGRAAPSSAGQRGLRSPARLPPSRLSPARVPGSGVTGEAGGGAERAGEPPRSSRPSAASRPGPGSEPGRRPQTGSRALTKSAGGRGAARAAGRGGGRWRADPGRQAHLSFPPPRGAGGALGSRKGAAAQGRPLGPRRRIPAGEETVTVPSVNHFHSLPGMQRATWGGVLGPLVLWTHGERLEELRGGDPWRAL; from the coding sequence ATGCTAATCAGTGCTGCCGGAATGAGAGACGGACTTGTCCCAGAGCACCCCGCAATGAGGGGTGGCGCTGGAAGGGGGCTCCAGCCCCGTAACTCAGACCCGGTGCCCGGCCCTGCCCGATGCTATTCCCTTTCCTTGAGGATGTCTTTGGACCAGGACAGCCGGAGGCGTGTGGGGTGGCGAGGGGCGCTGGCTGCTGCGACGGCGGGGGCAGGGGAAAGGGCCTGCTCCCCGGCACACTGTGAGCATATCTGGGGGAAAGTCTCGCTCTGGGTTCTCCCCAGTTTATCCGTTCGGCTTAGGGGCTCGGAGCCCGGAAGGAGCTCGGGCGTCTGGCCGCCCCCTGCCGCCTTCGTTCCGTTGGCCCCGGACGGAGAAGGGCAGCCCCAGCGAGCCTCCGGGGTCGGCGCCCCTCCCGCGCGCAGCCCTAACGGCCGCGCAGCGCCCTCTAGTGCCGGGCAGCGGGGCCTGCGCAGTCCCGCCCGCCTGCCGCCCTCGCGGCTCAGCCCCGCGCGGGTTCCAGGTTCAGGCGTGACTGGAGAGGCAGGAGGCGGAGCCGAACGGGCGGGGGAGCCTCCGAGAAGCTCGCGGCCTTCGGCTGCTTCCCGGCCCGGCCCGGGAAGTGAGCCGGGTCGGCGGCCGCAAACAGGAAGTCGGGCTCTAACAAAGAGTGCGGGGGGGCGGGGAGCCGCGAGAGCTGCGGGACGGGGCGGCGGCAGGTGGAGGGCTGACCCGGGCCGGCAGGCGCACCTGTCCTTTCCGCCTCCACGCGGGGCTGGGGGCGCCCTGGGCTCAAGGAAGGGCGCAGCCGCCCAGGGAAGGCCGCTGGGACCTCGCAGGCGCATCCCCGCCGGGGAAGAGACAGTCACAGTTCCCTCAGTGAATCACTTCCACTCCCTTCCCGGAATGCAGCGGGCCACGTGGGGTGGAGTGCTGGGGCCGCTGGTCCTGTGGACCCACGGGGAGAGGCTGGAAGAGCTGCGGGGAGGGGACCCATGGAGAGCTCTGTGA
- the DLL4 gene encoding delta-like protein 4 isoform X2 yields MAAASRSASGWALLLLVALWQQRAAGSGVFQLQLQEFVNEHGVLASGRPCEPGCRTFFRVCLKHFQAVVSPGPCTFGSVSTPVLGTNSFAVRDDSSGGGRNPLQLPFNFTWPGTFSLIIEAWHAPGDDLRPEALPSDALISKIAIQGSLAVGQNWLFDEQTSTLTRLRYSYRVICSDNYYGDNCSRLCKKRNDHFGHYVCQPDGNLSCLPGWTGEYCQQPICLLGCHEQNGYCSKPAECLCRPGWQGRLCNECIPHNGCRHGTCSIPWQCTCNEGWGGLFCDQDLNYCTHHSPCKNGATCSNSGQRSYTCSCRPGYTGVDCELELSECDSNPCRNGGSCKDQEDGYHCLCPPGYYGVHCEHSTLSCADSPCFNGGSCRERNQGASYACECPPTFTGSNCEKKVDRCTSNPCANGGQCLNRGPSRICRCRPGFTGTYCERHISNCARNPCAHGGTCHDLENGFMCTCPAGFSGRRCEVPSSSDACASSPCLNRATCYTDLSTDTFVCNCPYGFVGSHCEFPVSLPPSFPWVAISLGVGLAVLLVLLGMVAVAVRQLRLRRPDDGSREAMNNLSDFQKDNLIPAAQLKNTNQKKELEVDCGLDKSNCGKQQNHTLDYNLAPGPLGRGTMPGKFPHSDKSLGEKAPLRLHSEKPECRISAICSPRDSMYQSVCLISEERNECVIATEV; encoded by the exons ATGGCGGCAGCGTCCCGGAGCGCCTCTGGCTGGGCGCTACTGCTGCTGGTGGCACTTTGGCAGCAG CGCGCGGCCGGCTCGGGCGTCTTCCAGCTGCAGCTGCAGGAGTTCGTCAACGAGCATGGCGTACTGGCCAGTGGGCGGCCGTGCGAGCCTGGCTGCCGGACTTTCTTCCGCGTCTGCCTTAAGCACTTCCAGGCAGTCGTCTCGCCCGGACCCTGCACCTTCGGGAGCGTCTCGACGCCGGTTTTGGGCACCAACTCCTTCGCTGTCCGGGACGACAGTAGCGGCGGGGGACGCAACCCTCTCCAACTGCCCTTCAACTTCACCTGGCCG GGTACCTTCTCACTCATCATCGAAGCTTGGCACGCGCCAGGAGACGACCTGCGGCCAG AGGCCTTGCCATCAGATGCACTCATCAGCAAGATCGCCATCCAGGGCTCCCTAGCTGTGGGTCAGAACTGGTTATTCGATGAGCAAACCAGCACCCTCACAAGGCTGCGCTACTCTTACCGGGTCATCTGCAGTGACAACTACTATGGAGACAACTGCTCCCGCCTGTGCAAGAAGCGCAATGACCACTTCGGCCACTACGTGTGCCAGCCAGATGGCAACTTGTCCTGCCTTCCCGGTTGGACTGGGGAATACTGCCAGCAGC CTATCTGTCTTTTGGGCTGTCATGAACAGAACGGCTACTGCAGCAAGCCAGCAGAGTGCCT CTGCCGGCCAGGCTGGCAGGGCCGCCTCTGCAATGAATGCATCCCCCACAATGGCTGTCGCCACGGCACCTGCAGCATTCCCTGGCAATGCACTTGTAatgagggctggggaggcctgttTTGTGACCAAG ATCTCAACTACTGCACCCACCACTCCCCGTGCAAGAATGGGGCAACGTGCTCCAACAGTGGGCAGCGAAGCTATACCTGcagctgtcgcccaggctacaccGGTGTGGACTGTGAGCTGGAGCTCAGCGAGTGTGACAGCAACCCCTGTCGCAATGGAGGCAGCTGTAAG GACCAGGAGGATGGCTACCACTGCCTGTGTCCCCCAGGCTACTATGGTGTGCATTGTGAACATAGCACCTTGAGCTGTGCCGACTCCCCCTGCTTCAATGGGGGCTCCTGCCGGGAGCGCAACCAGGGGGCCAGCTATGCTTGTGAATGCCCCCCAACCTTTACCGGCTCCAACTGCGAGAAGAAAGTGGACAGGTGCACCAGCAATCCCTGTGCCAATG GAGGCCAGTGCCTGAACCGAGGTCCAAGCCGCATATGCCGCTGCCGTCCTGGATTCACGGGCACCTACTGTGAACGCCACATCAGCAACTGTGCCCGTAACCCTTGTGCCCATGGTGGCACTTGCCACGACCTGGAGAATGGGTTCATGTGCACCTGCCCTGCTGGCTTCTCTGGCCGGCGCTGTGAGGTGCCGTCATCCAGCGATGCCTGTGCCTCGAGTCCCTGCCTCAACAGGGCCACCTGCTACACTGACCTCTCCACAGACACCTTCGTGTGCAACTGCCCCTATGGCTTTGTGGGCAGCCACTGCGAGTTCCCCGTGAGCTTGCCGCCCAGCTTCCCCTGGGTGGCCATCTCCCTGGGCGTGGGGCTGGCGGTGCTGTTGgtgctgctgggcatggtggcagtggcTGTGCGGCAGCTGCGACTTCGACGGCCAGATGATGGCAGCAGGGAGGCCATGAACAACTTGTCGGACTTCCAGAAGGACAACCTGATTCCTGCCGCCCAGCTTAAAAACACAAACCAGAAGAAGGAGCTGGAAGTGGACTGTGGCCTGGACAAGTCCAACTGTGGCAAACAGCAAAACCACACACTGGACTATAATCTGGCCCCAGGGCCACTGGGGCGGGGGACCATGCCAGGAAAGTTTCCTCACAGTGACAAGAGCTTAGGGGAGAAGGCGCCACTGCGGTTACACAG TGAAAAGCCAGAGTGTCGGATATCAGCGATATGCTCCCCCAGGGACTCCATGTACCAGTCTGTGTGTTTGATATCAGAGGAGAGGAACGAATGTGTCATTGCCACGGAG GTATAA
- the DLL4 gene encoding delta-like protein 4 isoform X1: MAAASRSASGWALLLLVALWQQRAAGSGVFQLQLQEFVNEHGVLASGRPCEPGCRTFFRVCLKHFQAVVSPGPCTFGSVSTPVLGTNSFAVRDDSSGGGRNPLQLPFNFTWPGTFSLIIEAWHAPGDDLRPEALPSDALISKIAIQGSLAVGQNWLFDEQTSTLTRLRYSYRVICSDNYYGDNCSRLCKKRNDHFGHYVCQPDGNLSCLPGWTGEYCQQPICLLGCHEQNGYCSKPAECLCRPGWQGRLCNECIPHNGCRHGTCSIPWQCTCNEGWGGLFCDQDLNYCTHHSPCKNGATCSNSGQRSYTCSCRPGYTGVDCELELSECDSNPCRNGGSCKDQEDGYHCLCPPGYYGVHCEHSTLSCADSPCFNGGSCRERNQGASYACECPPTFTGSNCEKKVDRCTSNPCANGGQCLNRGPSRICRCRPGFTGTYCERHISNCARNPCAHGGTCHDLENGFMCTCPAGFSGRRCEVPSSSDACASSPCLNRATCYTDLSTDTFVCNCPYGFVGSHCEFPVSLPPSFPWVAISLGVGLAVLLVLLGMVAVAVRQLRLRRPDDGSREAMNNLSDFQKDNLIPAAQLKNTNQKKELEVDCGLDKSNCGKQQNHTLDYNLAPGPLGRGTMPGKFPHSDKSLGEKAPLRLHSEKPECRISAICSPRDSMYQSVCLISEERNECVIATEVSAGLTFPPSMSSLPFMGGKVAWSLSTPWAIPEG, translated from the exons ATGGCGGCAGCGTCCCGGAGCGCCTCTGGCTGGGCGCTACTGCTGCTGGTGGCACTTTGGCAGCAG CGCGCGGCCGGCTCGGGCGTCTTCCAGCTGCAGCTGCAGGAGTTCGTCAACGAGCATGGCGTACTGGCCAGTGGGCGGCCGTGCGAGCCTGGCTGCCGGACTTTCTTCCGCGTCTGCCTTAAGCACTTCCAGGCAGTCGTCTCGCCCGGACCCTGCACCTTCGGGAGCGTCTCGACGCCGGTTTTGGGCACCAACTCCTTCGCTGTCCGGGACGACAGTAGCGGCGGGGGACGCAACCCTCTCCAACTGCCCTTCAACTTCACCTGGCCG GGTACCTTCTCACTCATCATCGAAGCTTGGCACGCGCCAGGAGACGACCTGCGGCCAG AGGCCTTGCCATCAGATGCACTCATCAGCAAGATCGCCATCCAGGGCTCCCTAGCTGTGGGTCAGAACTGGTTATTCGATGAGCAAACCAGCACCCTCACAAGGCTGCGCTACTCTTACCGGGTCATCTGCAGTGACAACTACTATGGAGACAACTGCTCCCGCCTGTGCAAGAAGCGCAATGACCACTTCGGCCACTACGTGTGCCAGCCAGATGGCAACTTGTCCTGCCTTCCCGGTTGGACTGGGGAATACTGCCAGCAGC CTATCTGTCTTTTGGGCTGTCATGAACAGAACGGCTACTGCAGCAAGCCAGCAGAGTGCCT CTGCCGGCCAGGCTGGCAGGGCCGCCTCTGCAATGAATGCATCCCCCACAATGGCTGTCGCCACGGCACCTGCAGCATTCCCTGGCAATGCACTTGTAatgagggctggggaggcctgttTTGTGACCAAG ATCTCAACTACTGCACCCACCACTCCCCGTGCAAGAATGGGGCAACGTGCTCCAACAGTGGGCAGCGAAGCTATACCTGcagctgtcgcccaggctacaccGGTGTGGACTGTGAGCTGGAGCTCAGCGAGTGTGACAGCAACCCCTGTCGCAATGGAGGCAGCTGTAAG GACCAGGAGGATGGCTACCACTGCCTGTGTCCCCCAGGCTACTATGGTGTGCATTGTGAACATAGCACCTTGAGCTGTGCCGACTCCCCCTGCTTCAATGGGGGCTCCTGCCGGGAGCGCAACCAGGGGGCCAGCTATGCTTGTGAATGCCCCCCAACCTTTACCGGCTCCAACTGCGAGAAGAAAGTGGACAGGTGCACCAGCAATCCCTGTGCCAATG GAGGCCAGTGCCTGAACCGAGGTCCAAGCCGCATATGCCGCTGCCGTCCTGGATTCACGGGCACCTACTGTGAACGCCACATCAGCAACTGTGCCCGTAACCCTTGTGCCCATGGTGGCACTTGCCACGACCTGGAGAATGGGTTCATGTGCACCTGCCCTGCTGGCTTCTCTGGCCGGCGCTGTGAGGTGCCGTCATCCAGCGATGCCTGTGCCTCGAGTCCCTGCCTCAACAGGGCCACCTGCTACACTGACCTCTCCACAGACACCTTCGTGTGCAACTGCCCCTATGGCTTTGTGGGCAGCCACTGCGAGTTCCCCGTGAGCTTGCCGCCCAGCTTCCCCTGGGTGGCCATCTCCCTGGGCGTGGGGCTGGCGGTGCTGTTGgtgctgctgggcatggtggcagtggcTGTGCGGCAGCTGCGACTTCGACGGCCAGATGATGGCAGCAGGGAGGCCATGAACAACTTGTCGGACTTCCAGAAGGACAACCTGATTCCTGCCGCCCAGCTTAAAAACACAAACCAGAAGAAGGAGCTGGAAGTGGACTGTGGCCTGGACAAGTCCAACTGTGGCAAACAGCAAAACCACACACTGGACTATAATCTGGCCCCAGGGCCACTGGGGCGGGGGACCATGCCAGGAAAGTTTCCTCACAGTGACAAGAGCTTAGGGGAGAAGGCGCCACTGCGGTTACACAG TGAAAAGCCAGAGTGTCGGATATCAGCGATATGCTCCCCCAGGGACTCCATGTACCAGTCTGTGTGTTTGATATCAGAGGAGAGGAACGAATGTGTCATTGCCACGGAGGTGAGTGCTGGGCTCACCTTCCCTCCCAGCATGTCCTCCCTGCCTTTCATGGGTGGAAAAGTGGCCTGGTCACTCTCAACACCATGGGCCATTCCTGAAGGGTag